Part of the Paenibacillus sp. YPG26 genome, TTGGAGTCGATGGTGATCAGCTGTTCAATTGTTTTGTCGCTAAGGTCCGCACCTGCTTTGAGCATATCCAGACCATACTTGTCCGCATCCACACCCGCAATTTCAGCAAGTTCACGGGCAGCTGCCACGTCCTGCTCAGTGCAAGTCGGCGATTTGAACAGCAAGGAGTCAGAGATAATGGCAGACAGCATAAGACCTGCGATTTCTTTCTTAATGGTCTTGCCATTCTCCTTGTACAATTTGTTAAGAATAGTGGCCGTACAACCTACCGGCTCTGCACGATAGTACAAAGGACCGCTTGTCTCAAAATTGGCAATACGGTGGTGGTCGATAACTTCAACCACGCGCACCTGATCGATGTCGCTGGCACTTTGCTGACGCTCGTTGTGGTCAACCAGAATCACTTCTTCGGCTTCATTCGCTACTGTCTCTACTTGACGCGGCGCTTCAACCTTGAAGTAATCAAGCGCGTACTGAGTCTCCGAGCTAACAGCTCCAAGACGTACGGCTTCAACATCAAGACCCAGCTGCTTCTTTAGATCAGCGTAAGCAATTGCGGAGCAGATTGTATCTGTATCCGGATTTTTATGACCAAAAATCAAAGTTTTTCCCATTGCAGAAATTCCCCTTTGTCAGTTATTAGGCCACTATTCAGCCTATCTATATAGAT contains:
- a CDS encoding manganese-dependent inorganic pyrophosphatase — its product is MGKTLIFGHKNPDTDTICSAIAYADLKKQLGLDVEAVRLGAVSSETQYALDYFKVEAPRQVETVANEAEEVILVDHNERQQSASDIDQVRVVEVIDHHRIANFETSGPLYYRAEPVGCTATILNKLYKENGKTIKKEIAGLMLSAIISDSLLFKSPTCTEQDVAAARELAEIAGVDADKYGLDMLKAGADLSDKTIEQLITIDSKEFQMGSSKVEIAQVNAVDTNDVLSRQAEVEAALNNVIEQKGLDLFLFVVTDILNNDSIGIALGKQAAAVEQAYNVKLDDNKAVLKGVVSRKSQIVPVLTDVLSKN